From a region of the Gordonia sp. PP30 genome:
- a CDS encoding GntR family transcriptional regulator: MTYSAADRVYGEVKELILTCSLPGGELISEGEIAERFQVSRTPVREAFLRLAAEGWMRLYPKRGALVVPVGERESREVLEARLLIEGHAVRGVVERPEAIAALVEQLRANLAEHRGARGDEFARIDTEFHQLIVAAGRNSLLRDFYDSLGERRRRMTAASLHRDEGVTARIHDDHAALAAAIAAGDAARFDDLLATHLTEVHEVPGVAR; this comes from the coding sequence ATGACGTATTCGGCGGCCGATCGGGTGTACGGCGAGGTCAAGGAGCTCATCCTGACCTGCTCGTTGCCCGGCGGCGAATTGATCAGCGAGGGCGAGATCGCCGAACGCTTTCAGGTCAGTCGCACCCCGGTGCGGGAGGCGTTCCTGCGCCTGGCCGCGGAGGGCTGGATGCGGCTGTACCCCAAGCGCGGCGCGCTGGTGGTGCCGGTCGGCGAGCGCGAGTCGCGGGAGGTCCTGGAAGCGCGGCTGCTGATCGAGGGCCACGCGGTGCGCGGTGTCGTCGAGCGGCCCGAGGCGATCGCGGCGCTCGTCGAACAGTTGCGCGCCAATCTCGCCGAGCATCGCGGGGCGCGGGGCGACGAGTTCGCCCGCATCGACACTGAGTTCCACCAGTTGATCGTCGCCGCCGGCCGCAACAGCCTGCTGCGCGACTTCTACGACTCCCTCGGCGAACGACGGCGCCGGATGACCGCGGCCAGCCTGCACCGTGATGAGGGCGTCACCGCCCGGATCCACGACGACCACGCCGCCCTCGCCGCCGCGATCGCGGCAGGCGACGCCGCGCGGTTCGACGATCTGCTGGCCACGCATCTGACCGAGGTCCACGAGGTTCCGGGGGTCGCCCGATGA